From one Dermacentor silvarum isolate Dsil-2018 chromosome 3, BIME_Dsil_1.4, whole genome shotgun sequence genomic stretch:
- the LOC125944212 gene encoding uncharacterized protein LOC125944212: MALVCTVAEDIWGVPRGCCGECECDGFRCTVELISHERVPLGWCILCGHSPVAHGALTASYGMHRGTHEVAPPLARGEMFAAAAQPMAAAELEPHTSAEVSAPTTSPSTSSNLQHTTVTGSYSTTPDVISDLSTSALVPAPRMSQPQLHVSAPLPANLPV; encoded by the exons ATGGCTTTGGTATGCACTGTGGCCGAAGACATCTGGGGCGTACCGAGGGGTTGTTGTGGCGAGTGCGAGTGCGACGGGTTCCGGTGCACTGTGGAGCTTATAAGCCACGAACGAGTGCCGCTTGGGTGGTGCATATTATGCGGACATTCACCAGTCGCGCATGGAGCATTGACAG CGTCATATGGGATGCACCGAGGAACACACGAAG TTGCTCCTCCCCTGGCAAGAGGAGAAATGTTTGCTGCCGCAGCACAGCCAATGGCGGCGGCCGAGCTTGAGCCCCACACTTCAGCTGAAGTCTCAGCCCCAACAACATCCCCTTCAACATCGTCCAATCTGCAGCACACCACGGTGACAGGCTCATATTCAACTACACCCGATGTGATAAGTGACCTCTCGACTTCTGCTTTGGTGCCAGCACCAAGAATGTCCCAGCCTCAACTTCATGTGTCagctccgctccctgcaaacctGCCG